The following are encoded together in the Ictidomys tridecemlineatus isolate mIctTri1 chromosome X, mIctTri1.hap1, whole genome shotgun sequence genome:
- the Rpl36a gene encoding large ribosomal subunit protein eL42 — protein sequence MVNVPKTRRTFCKKCGKHQPHKVTQYKKGKDSLYAQGKRRYDRKQSGYGGQTKPIFRKKAKTTKKIVLRLECVEPNCRSKRMLAIKRCKHFELGGDKKRKGQVIQF from the exons ATG GTGAACGTTCCTAAGACCCGCCGGACGTTCTGTAAGAAATGTGGCAAACACCAACCCCATAAAGTGACACAGTACAAGAAGGGCAAGGATTCTCTGTATGCACAGG GAAAGCGGCGGTATGACAGGAAACAGAGTGGCTACGGTGGGCAGACCAAGCCAATTTTCAGGAAAAAG GCTAAAACTACAAAGAAGATTGTGCTGAGGCTTGAGTGTGTTGAGCCTAACTGCAGATCTAAAAGAATGCTGGCTATTAAGAGATGCAAGCATTTTGAACTGGGAGGAGATAAGAAGAGAAAG GGCCAAGTGATCCAGTTCTAA